From the Streptococcus hyointestinalis genome, the window CTTTGTCTTTAACCACAAGCCAGCTAAGGTCTTTATGGGAGATGTCGGCAGTCTCGCTCTTGGTGCTATGCTGGCTGCCATCTCCATTGCCCTGCGTCAAGAGTGGACACTACTTCTCATTGGTTTTGTCTATGTCTTTGAGACAGCCTCTGTCATGCTACAGGTGACTTACTTTAAATACACCAAGAAAAAAACAGGAGAAGGCAAGCGTATCTTTAGGATGACACCTTTTCATCATCACCTAGAGCTAGGTGGTTTGACTGGGAAAGGGTCAACTTGGAGTGAGTGGAGAGTTGACGCTTTCTTGTGGGGTGTTGGGATTGTCATGTCAGCCATCACCCTAGCCATTCTCTATTTATAAGGTAAGAGACTGAGAATTTCCTCAGTCTTTTGCTTTTTAAAGGGCAATCATGCTATAATAAAAGGAACGAAAACAAAGAGAGAGAAGATATGACTTTTAGAGATTTTAACTTTAAACCCTACATTCAAGAAGCGCTTGATGAGCTTCACTTTGTCGATCCAACACCCGTTCAGCAAAAGCTGATTCCAGTTGTGCGCTCTGGGCGTGACTTAGTCGGTGAGTCAAAGACAGGCTCAGGAAAGACCCACACTTTCTTGCTTCCTATTTTTGAGAAATTAGATGAAGCTAAAAATGAAACACAAGTGGTTATCACAGCTCCTAGCCGTGAGCTGGCAACCCAGATTTACCAAGCAACCAAGCAAATCGCAAGCCATGCCAAGAATCCTATTCGCATTGGGCACTATGTGGGTGGTACGGACAAGAAGCGCCAGATTGAAAAGCTCAAGGCGAACCAACCGCATATCGTTATCGGCACGCCTGGGCGTATCTATGACTTAGTCGCGTCTTCTGACCTTGATATTCACAAGGCGCATACTTTTGTTGTGGATGAGGCGGATATGACCTTAGACATGGGCTTTTTGGGGACTGTGGACAAGATTGCAGCCAGTCTGCCAAAGGACGTGCAGATTTTGGTCTTTTCAGCTACCATTCCGCAAAAATTGCAACCTTTCTTGAAGAAATATCTGACCAATCCTGTCATGGAAACTATCAAGACAGAGACGGTCATCGCAGACACTATCGACAACTGGTTGATTTCCACTAAAGGACGTGATAAAAATGCGCAAATCCTAGAAATCTCAAAGCTCTTGCAGCCATTTCTTGCCATGATTTTTGTCAATACCAAGGAACGTGCTGATGATTTGCATGCTTATCTGTCCAGCAATGGGCTCAAGGTGGCAAAGATTCACGGAGGAATCTCGCCACGTGAGCGTAAGCGTATCATGAACCAAGTCAAGCAGCTAGACTATGAGTACATTGTCGCAACGGACCTTGCAGCACGTGGGATTGATATTGAGGGCGTGAGCCATGTCATCAACGACAGCATTCCTCAAGACCTATCTTTCTTTGTCCACCGTGTTGGGCGTACAGGGCGTAATGGGCTTTCTGGTATTGCCATTACCCTTTATCAGCCAAGCGACGACTCTGATATTCGAGAGCTGGAGAAGATGGGCATTCGCTTTGTACCAAAGGTCATCAAAAATGGTGAGTTTCAAGACACTTATGACCGTGACCGCAGGGCAAATCGTGAAAAATCTTACCAAAAACTGGACACTGAAATGATTGGTTTGGTGAAAAAGAAAAAGAAAAAAATCAAACCGGGCTACAAGAAAAAAATCCAGTGGAAAGTGGATGAAAAGCGCCGCAAAGAACGCCGTGCCGCCAACCGTGCTAAAGGACGTTCAGAGCGTAAAGCCAAGCGCCAAAGTTTTTAAAACCAACAAGCACCTCAATCGAGGTGCTTTTGTGATAGCTTTTTCTTATAGCTTGATAGAAAAGAGGTATTAGTCAAGTCTGCCAATTGGTGTTAGACTAGTCTTACATCGAACTTAAACAGAAAGATTGGTATGTCTATGAAACGGATGAAGATTCTTTTTTTAGCTCTAGCTGTTCTCTTGGCTGGTGCAAGCCTTAGCGCTTACGCTGACAGCAAGGAGACACTTGTCGTTGCGACAGACTCTGATACAGCTCCCTTTACCTATAAGAAAGGTAATAGCTTTAAAGGCTATGACATCGATGTGGTCAAGGCGATTTTTAAGGGGTCTAAGTACAAGGTCACCTTTAAGACGGTGCCTTTTGACAGTATCACTGTCGGTCTGGACGCTGGCAAGTACGACCTAGCTGCTAATGACTATAACTACAACGAAGAGCGTGCGCAAAAATACCTCTTCTCAGATCCTATCTCACGCTCTAACTATGCTATCACCTCTGCTAAAGGTAAGAAATACACCTCTCTCAGCCAGCTCTCAGGTAAAACCACAGAAGCTATCGCAGGCTCTAACTACGCACAGATTTTAGAAAATTGGAACGCTGAACACCCAGACAAGACACCAATCACTATCAACTATGTCGAAGGGACAACAGGTATCTCCAGCCGTTTGAAAAATATCGAGAATGGCAAGATTGACTTTATCCTCTACGACGCCATCTCATCTAGCTACATCGTCAAAGACCAAGGCATGGACCTGACAGTCTCAAGCGTCAAGGACAAGGTCGAAAAATCAACCGAAGGTCTTGAGTACCTGCTCCTTCCTAAAAATGATAAAGGAAAAACACTCAAAA encodes:
- a CDS encoding DEAD/DEAH box helicase, translated to MTFRDFNFKPYIQEALDELHFVDPTPVQQKLIPVVRSGRDLVGESKTGSGKTHTFLLPIFEKLDEAKNETQVVITAPSRELATQIYQATKQIASHAKNPIRIGHYVGGTDKKRQIEKLKANQPHIVIGTPGRIYDLVASSDLDIHKAHTFVVDEADMTLDMGFLGTVDKIAASLPKDVQILVFSATIPQKLQPFLKKYLTNPVMETIKTETVIADTIDNWLISTKGRDKNAQILEISKLLQPFLAMIFVNTKERADDLHAYLSSNGLKVAKIHGGISPRERKRIMNQVKQLDYEYIVATDLAARGIDIEGVSHVINDSIPQDLSFFVHRVGRTGRNGLSGIAITLYQPSDDSDIRELEKMGIRFVPKVIKNGEFQDTYDRDRRANREKSYQKLDTEMIGLVKKKKKKIKPGYKKKIQWKVDEKRRKERRAANRAKGRSERKAKRQSF
- a CDS encoding transporter substrate-binding domain-containing protein, translating into MKRMKILFLALAVLLAGASLSAYADSKETLVVATDSDTAPFTYKKGNSFKGYDIDVVKAIFKGSKYKVTFKTVPFDSITVGLDAGKYDLAANDYNYNEERAQKYLFSDPISRSNYAITSAKGKKYTSLSQLSGKTTEAIAGSNYAQILENWNAEHPDKTPITINYVEGTTGISSRLKNIENGKIDFILYDAISSSYIVKDQGMDLTVSSVKDKVEKSTEGLEYLLLPKNDKGKTLKTFIDKRIKALKKDGTLAKLSQTYFGGDYVSDID